The genomic DNA CATGCTAAATGatcataaattgaaattgaaatctcCATTATTACAGCATATataatctatacatatgtataataatttttatttaaaataaattctattGTACATTTTCgactatttaataatatttgcgGTGATCGTCACATTtacaaattgtataatatatcttaAGTTAACGTCATTTATATGATAGGGCTTCTGTAAAATTTGTACCTGTGAGCATGACAGTATAACCAAATCCGATATTGCTTTTCAAGTGCTCAGTAATTGGATTAAaaactaatatgtatgttttaaagtGGTTCATGGCTAAATTATGTCATGCCGTCCTAGTAATTTAAAACGATCGTTGATGAGATATTCGATTTCTGTTTGTTGAAACTTTGGTGTATTCACATTTCAGGATGATATGGAAGAGTTAGATCCTAGAGGAAGAACTCCGCTCATCTTAGCCGTAACGCTGGGTTACCTTGaatcggccaaagtgctgttaGACGCTGGGGCTGatgttaattttgaaaataaggaAGGTTGGTCAGGTAAgtggaaaattttgatttaattttacaaataactGTTTCCATCTGATGCATATAAGACAACTGACTTTGTGTACTTTCTTAAATAGTGGTTCAGGAAGCCATTTCATCGGGAGATCCGTCCATGGTTTCACTTGTTGTGGCAAGACGCGATCATTGCCGTCAACAAGCTCGCGCCCAAGCAATTCCTTTATTGCTCTCCCGCTTGTATACAGCGCCTGATTTTTACGTTGAAATGAAGTGGGAATTTACAAGCTggagtatgtataatattatttaatatattaaatttttactaaatatattttgactagagatgattaattagaaaaaaaattgtatgaatttCACTTTAAATGCGGAAATTTAACTAAACCAAGCTACATACTTTCTATAATCCTATGAGTAGAACTGGTTTTAAATGatgtgttttaatattatttcagtGCCTCTGGTGTCACATATGTGTCCATCTGATACTTACCGAGTGTACAAACGCGGTGCGAGTGTAAGAATTGACACAACTTTATTAGGTTTTGAAAATGGACACTGGCAAAGGGGCAACCGTACTTGTATTTTTAGAGGACAAGGTATATTTTATTgaggaatacatatgtactaactaATCATGGTATGTACTTGTTCACTAGTTAAGCTCGTGAGCCTAACTAGTAAACAAGTACCTTAATCAtttaacatacaaatacatatgttgtgAACAGGTTCGTCAGCTTCGCTTTTGGAGTTGGATCATGAAACACGGCAGGTTTGGGCAGAGCGATTTGAAACCGCTGGTCCGGGTACGCCACCATCTCCGTCTCCAGAACAAATATCACAACGTCTCACCGCACCTATTAGTACTAATTATATAGACACTGAAAAAATTAGTTTTGAGAGGtagaaatacataatatttttaaaatttatttttataatgtttgtttttggaactatgtacatatacatatgtgtgtgcttaaacaatattttagaaataaaagtGGAATTTGGGGTTGGAGATCTGACAAGGCAGAGACAGTCAACGGTAGAGATTGTAAAGTGTTTGGCGCGTCTAATGTAGAATTTGTAACTCGAACGCGAACTGAACATCTTTCTGAAGGTGACAAGGCAAAGGCTCGTGGACCACGAACTCCTTTGCATTCATTCCTTGGCATTGCTAACAACGAAGAACGGGCTACTAATAGCGaggtaatatttgaatttattgtaaatcaatagtttcatatatatttttttatttattatttttttacatattttatattttatttataaaaccaatatttttgttgtagttattttttttaatgcgtattattatttttttttctatatattgattatattgtTGCTGCTTTACTCAGAATGCAATGGTAAGTTAATGActtgtatattttcatatacgaATATTGATTGTAAaccatttatttcaatttattgtaattcATTTGATTATTTCTTTCAGCAAGAGTTTAATGCTGTCGGAAATCCGTGTAATATCACCTCTGAAGAATATTTCTCGGATATCGATTTACAAGATAGAGATATTGGACGTCCCAAAGAAATAAATACCAAAATTCAAAAGTTTCGAGCAACATTATGGCTGTGTGAAAGTTATCCGTTAcaggtatttaaatataatacttcttaattgtaatttttttatgaatgtgtatttttaaagttaattattTTCAGCTTCAAGAGCAAATTATACCCATACTTGATTTAATGGCTTCCATGTCTTCACCCCATTTCGCCAAACTTAAAGACTTTATTCAAATGCAACTTCCTTCAGGTTTCCCCGTAAAAATAGGtaactttttacatacataaatacatatatatatatatatatatatatatatatacaatatgtataggtacatatagtaattacaatttttattttagtaccAAATgtgattttctttattttgtttgtaGAAATACCACTATTTCATGTCTTAAATGCTCGCATCACTTTTGGAAACATTTTTGGCTCGGAAGAAGAAATACCTTACGTCTCTTGTATAGAAGAAGGTGATCGCCAAACTTGCATTCTCGAAGAAGAGATATTTCAAATACCTTCAGATTATAAACAACTGGGTACATTTTAATCTTACATTATTTTATGTCGTGACTAATTGaatatctaaaattttaaaattgtatgtgTAGGCTCAGAAGATCGAAGGCAGTTTAGTTTTGAAAACGAAGATGATCTATTACAATACGCTATTCAACAAAGTCTTATTGACGCCGGTAGTGAAGAAGATGAAGTAAATCGTATATTTAGTTAGAACATGATGTATGATGTTTAAATgcgattattatttaatatttgactaTTCTGCAGGTTGATATTTGGGAAGCTTTAAAAGCGCAAAGACCATCTCGACCTACAACTCCAAATCTCATTACTGAAGAAGAAAGACAACTTCAAAGGTGTGTTGGCttatacgtatttacatatttatgaagtCAGATATTGATATGCTaatggtattttatatttatcaatgGTTTTCATGTAAGATTTTAACGTGAgtcggtattttttttacattaagtgGCTCAAAAGTTTGCTCATAATTTACTTCTGCATTTATGCATATACAGTGGAGTACTAGACAATGTCAAGATATGTTTGATTACATTTTCAGGCAcggttgtataaaaaaatacaatgatttcCCCCAATCGTCGACTCCCAGTTTTTATGGGAATTCTTTATCTCCTAATATTACTCCTTCACCATCTCCCACGCCGTATAATCAAGTTAAAGCTTACCTCAAGTCTGGTAGAAAGTTATATTCTAAATCACCTAAGCACGCAAAATCACCTAAGAAATGATGAAAAGATTGAACTTTTCAAATTTCACTGATTCACTTTTATTAATGAATTTGTTTCTGTTTAATTTGCAcatctatatattatgtaattactatatatatatatatatataagcataAGAGTTTCAATAGTGTGATTTTACATTTGATTTTTACCGCTTTTTATGCTAGTGTAATTTTCTTGTCTTACATTAGGGCAATCCAAGCTAGTCTAGCCACCTGTCGAGAAAGAGAATTTGGAGTCACTAGTAGTCCATCTCCACCCCGTAACACATCATCATCTCCTAGCCCAGATGCAGATTTGCAAGCGGCGCTGCTGCTCAGCGAAGAAGAACGACAAAGAGATGAACAAGAGCAACTGAGAGAGGAGGCTGAATTAgctgaaattttgaaattgtcTTTGGTAGATAAATAGTTAATTTTGTCCTGAATTGTTTAGAATTGTCCTTCTGAACAAAACTGTGCAATTTTTGTTAGCGTCCGTATATCgagatttataatattattgttttaagtattattattctatttatatgaagaaaattttaatttaaatattacttaaatattttaaactagACATACTCTGTATGAACAGTTCCTATGTTGCATAGTGCTACATtttacacaaacatacatatgaatatgcattcaacatatttatgtacatatatgaacacgtACACACTAATACGTgcataccatacatacatacataatattatatgcacTTCTCaatactaatattttttataaaccttatttaaaattttattatattatttaaattcttCATTCGTATTTATATTGATACATTCCTATTTTATATTTGGTTACTGTCTTATTTCATTAGACTGGAATATTTTGAATGGAATCCAATTTTCCATTacttggttaattaaattttattgtatcaaaaaaataaagtaaaaaaaagtatacagtAAAGTAATAATCTTAGATTTTTCTACATTTTTcaactaaatatacatatttgtatggatGTTATcgtcatttatgtatatatgtaattgtaaatgCCATTTGCtagatttttttaacattgTTATTCAATTTTGTCTTATTTTCATACATCTATCTATAGGAGGTTATGATCtgttttcatttgtattttcattCTTCCTAAAATATCTATTGGTGAGATTTTTAGCCTTGCTATATGACAGTGACACTTCTAAATATTGTATTGTTTGAATTATTGTGATaaccaaatatatgtacatacatacatggcctTCTAATTCATTAATGTTCGTATACCAATTATTGAaacattctaaaaattgtaaaacttcTACTGGTTAACGGAGATCTCGGCATACCTATCAATTAGGTAATTTGTTAACAGATAAAGTAGAGCGATGTTAATGCACAATCGAATAGTATCATGTTTGCTATTGTAAATAATTCATCGTTTTTACATTGTACATTTTCATGTATTTGAAGAGTTCATTGAAACGGAACGTCACTGTCACGAGCTACATTTatatcttgtatatattttaagtttaatattgtattatccTCTTTATTGGTAGTTGAAAATATTCTATGGacgtatttataatttattttttgctgtaTTTCCATGTATCTTCCACtgttttacaattattatttattgtaaggtACATTAAATAGAACAATCTTTGGATTGACTGATTGGACCATTTCCATTAAGAAACCTttcaaatacacatatttattgagtaaataaatttgacaaaccAAATTATGTAGAAATACtcttgtgtatataaatatatgtactcgAGTCTTTGGGTCTATTGacgaaatgtacatatatatgtatatgtatgtacattcaaactGGTCGAAGACAGATTTGCCAATATACTGTAATCTTTCATTAAAGTAAGTTTTCATTAGGAgatggattttttttactatttcaatACATTACTGTGATACATCTTATTTATTATAGACACGTGTggtatatattacacatatatcAATGGCCAACTATGAATGTCATTTATTATCATAATGATACATCACCATATAATGAATTGAACTAGTACACTTTTGCTATCAATTTTCATTATGATTAATTTTAGACGAAAAATGGTATTGCATCCTGTAAAATTTGCTAtacagattttaaaataaaaataaaatactggtgAAATTGGTTTTCTATAAAATATCTACATTATTTGCCTATTGGCAAACCTTAGTCTTACTCTTGAACATCGAAGGTGACTattcaattgtattatatattcttttgttatatttaaattttattaataaatattttttatgactcGTATTCTCTCGTTTTCTTTTAATCGGAATGCTTATATCCCATTTTTCCCATTGGACATGTTTTGCATGAACAATCTTTTATCAAGGATGGAGCTATCATGAGAAACTCTTCTTTGCTTGCGACGTGTTTTTGAATTATCAATCATGGAATATTTTGGGAAACGACAAATGAAGGTTAAATAGCGTTAAACAGATGGAAAACCTGTATCTTGAATCTATACATGAAATACGTATGTGGCTTGTACTATAGTTATTTCTATACAGCCTTAATGGCCATAGATAAGTTAATTGTAAATTAAACCCGATGTTTGTATCATCTGCAAAAATTTCAGAATGTCAAGAATATTTAGATAAGATTAtgataaatacattaaatattatgactgatttaatttcactttttatatattggtCCAATTTTCAGCATCATTATGTTATTGTAATATAATCAGaaaataattaacatttttttgtaatgaacTGACAAATGACGAGTtacatacaattaaattataaatatataaaataataattctaaattaataaatagcatatgacgggctgaaaaccagactggtacaagtgacatttttaaaaatagcgggcttaagtgctaaaataatagcatttcatatatgctattatttcagcacttaaaccagatttttttaaaatgtcacttgtaccagtctggttttcagcccgtcatatatatgtacatatgttaatgttCAAGTGTTctctccggttcgttcatgaacatactagttttttcatacacgaactattggttttagtgttaacagtcaaaagctatattttaatttcagatcgtaaatgtgttctcacaatttaatttgttcatatcttattttatctttttttttaaatgaatttttattttttactttacattattttcatgctttaattttggttaaattttgatattctatttttttttgtgtcttttaattgtttaacgTCACTAATgcttaattgtaataaataaataaatagactaACCAGATGTCAAATGAAACTATTagctgtttttaaaattttgatctgTCAAAACGTCAAGTGTTTTAAAGAGAAATCCtttggaaaccacattacaacgttgctatgaTTCCTATTTCCGAtcactttttaaatattgcaaccaTACATAGCGAATGGGACAAAATATTGAGAATACTTATgctagtttgtgcatgaactaactatcatatgtataagggcgaaaacacacagcgatgtctaataatgtatgtacatataataaaatacatacaataaaacgagatgcaaataggttgaaaaataagagacgtttttaaaaaattattccaaaaaaattacagaacaaattaaaatatcagtAAAAAAGGCGCGCCGCTTTGTGGCGCCCCCGAAGACTTGGCGCCCCCCCCCCgtattgcggggtctgcgggcgcggtagctacgccactgctgcatatgtatgtacatggttaataaaatgattttggtAACTTCGGTATGTATTTGAggatttttttgttgaaaatccTTGTCGCGTAATTTGGATGATACGACTGTTGTAGGAACAATTTTTGGGGGGGCGGGGCAATGGGAATGGGGCCAGGGGGTGCAGGCTCTGTAATTGTGACAGCTTTATTGACGGAAAGGATCTGGGATGTGTGTCGAGTCAATTCAGAAGAACTCGAAGGACATTGCCCCGGGCGACCGCCCGGAGCCCTGGGAGCACACCCTGTAGGCGGCGGGGGTGGTGGAGGCACAGGGTGCATAGCCATGACCCGATGCGACCTCGCATCGCTATTTCCGGCACGTGCCATTCCTCGAAATGCATCCGGGCAAAtggttttacattttatataaaaagtagGTACTGTTGAAATACATAATAACTCCATAACAACTCCGATTTACGATCTCGTTCTCTGGTAACTTCCGCCATTCGatacaaataaatacttttGACGATTTCAATGCCACTAAAAgtagaaaaaatgtaattctTGGGTTCAATTGCCGAAGATTAATCGTTCGAAAATACATAGGTGTAAAATATGAGGTATTTTTCTTTCcgaacatatataatatacggaTGTATAAAGGTACACGTACAATGTTCTTTTTTAGTAGACAACTGAAAATCAATAGAGAATCTATTACAACTGACTGAAATGTTTATTAGTCAAAAtggaacaataaataaaattgaaaatgtatgtatgtataaagaatacatatttaaatatttattaaacaaccagaagcatagactagtggttagcatatcttgctatggtcagcgTGGTTATGGGCGCGAACACACAGCGCGGGATGCGGGATGTTGTACGTGGGacgtttttttagatagttttaaaaatacagaaaaaacaTGTTAGACGGCGGTCATATACGCGGTAACgtgtggtatatatgtacatgggacCGTCTGTTCATTGGGGCGGTCTCATTGAAATTCTATAGTATTGTTTATCCTcgcttgacggtgatatataccaattcgacccttcggaccattgcttgatagtgatcgataacggtgtatcccatatttgcaaaaaaatatagcagaacttgtcgaaataataagatcgtagtaaataaaaattacattaaggatttcaagcttttattgtttaataattcagttttaaacttaattagtaaacatataacaaaaatagacaaacaagtgtCCACAATCCTAGCTATAGTGACGCCCTGGAGTGTATCTTTAATGTAACTTTAGCTTAATtggagtaaataaaataaataaataaatatatgtatttaagtttatGGTTGTCATTGACCTAGAGATTTGTCTCTTTATAAGTGAAAAAATTGCACTTTATAAGAGAAAAatctctacatatgtacctatacataaattttacagtCCGAGTGTacattttgtttgtttatacacGAAACAATCTGGCCAGCTTTAATGTAAACCAaagaataaattgacaaatgacCTACATAGTTTGTTCGTGTACAAAATAATGGGCATAAGTTTTTCAATctcaagtattctcaatcgtttgttaCATCTCTGTCTTATGTGAAGTGGTGTataataccccccccccctccactttTTTCACCGTCTATgttaaactgcaagctctgttttatcccctcaatttcttcacataataaatgggcaaagggataggaagattgtcttctaaattgtctattaattttataaattttatgaaaatttcacttttgtttgttattttagcatatatttgcatattttacgaatttagcatctattccgaattttagcgtcaattaagcattaatagcaaaatgcccaaaatacatgTCTCtacgtatggtcaatagttcaaagaatgttttctttcgaagttcgaagttttatattaaaatgccaataaatttcatttaaacgtctattaagttttaaatgtgctcagattactattcgattgtggtcatcgagtgttagaacgagagtctgctcacaatatttggaatacaaaatttaatatgaaattttagtcaaaatattttttaattgtactagaaaaactatgtttatatcaataaaagtaccagggcggcgatctggctcaaaaataagtaccagggcggcgacctggcccgactacatcaCTGCTTATATGTAAGCGTAGATACgttgtgaaatatttaaaaaatcagtggAAATGGGTATTATAGCAACGCTGTAATGCGGTTTCCACAAGATTTCCCATTTTA from Arctopsyche grandis isolate Sample6627 chromosome 1, ASM5162203v2, whole genome shotgun sequence includes the following:
- the LOC143923174 gene encoding ankyrin repeat domain-containing protein 13D, with protein sequence MSNFRLHRLVWDNKHSQLAEAVQETQDDMEELDPRGRTPLILAVTLGYLESAKVLLDAGADVNFENKEGWSVVQEAISSGDPSMVSLVVARRDHCRQQARAQAIPLLLSRLYTAPDFYVEMKWEFTSWMPLVSHMCPSDTYRVYKRGASVRIDTTLLGFENGHWQRGNRTCIFRGQGSSASLLELDHETRQVWAERFETAGPGTPPSPSPEQISQRLTAPISTNYIDTEKISFERNKSGIWGWRSDKAETVNGRDCKVFGASNVEFVTRTRTEHLSEGDKAKARGPRTPLHSFLGIANNEERATNSEQEFNAVGNPCNITSEEYFSDIDLQDRDIGRPKEINTKIQKFRATLWLCESYPLQLQEQIIPILDLMASMSSPHFAKLKDFIQMQLPSGFPVKIEIPLFHVLNARITFGNIFGSEEEIPYVSCIEEGDRQTCILEEEIFQIPSDYKQLGSEDRRQFSFENEDDLLQYAIQQSLIDAGSEEDEVDIWEALKAQRPSRPTTPNLITEEERQLQRAIQASLATCREREFGVTSSPSPPRNTSSSPSPDADLQAALLLSEEERQRDEQEQLREEAELAEILKLSLVDK